From a single Gimesia fumaroli genomic region:
- a CDS encoding P-loop NTPase fold protein — translation MANSDDDNIRLDVNDDSEFELEIPLNEVTDDSDINLISIDDDDSETINVYDSDDSEFELDLGEDEDEIDLEQPTSTFEPESTEPRTDLEIEIDPDAVTLGGRTILRRDATDNELSLNADDYAQVIADVLEGADDTERMTFALFGHWGRGKTYLTHRLISSLQNATVKYETVLFSAWKYRTTPEIWAYMFQQFLEQGKKTSSGLVLRAAFKKHGPLPLLGALFGLFISLFSVSDWLNISSWLVQFLGVGAVCYAVLLLVRFQNTFIRLKSLYTFSGHSEKLGLQAAIGDDLSALLKAWIPDKISLWHKVKNNFLTLIFGTTICGLILWKIYSAIHSLGVNPYVTLAGYLFWVFLLLSFLFVASAWSRNTTDRILLVVDDLDRCEPSQMLEIIESTMLILDDPEIHSRLQVLMLIDESAFLQALIKKYKYLTHNLELGQHHTYNTRRIVRENLEKFFLVHLRLPPLSNEEIVEVTEKYITQLCEGELGHNHTRKSSSPNKSKTMPSANTTDSSTLSKKILETDRPIETEEMKALLSAMNSITNSQDRDTIGPRSIRCLLFRYQLARRILIKLNQMPDASDLAQAVMDSFLQEQDRDSKEVSIVERVVEQVS, via the coding sequence ATGGCGAATTCTGATGATGACAATATCCGACTCGACGTGAACGATGATTCCGAATTCGAACTGGAAATCCCTCTGAATGAAGTAACAGATGATTCAGATATCAATCTGATTTCTATAGATGATGACGATTCTGAAACCATTAATGTTTACGACTCTGATGATTCGGAATTTGAACTGGATTTAGGTGAAGATGAAGATGAAATAGATCTAGAACAACCAACTTCAACCTTTGAGCCTGAAAGTACAGAACCCCGCACTGACTTAGAAATTGAGATTGATCCAGATGCGGTCACGCTTGGGGGGCGAACGATTTTAAGGCGCGATGCCACTGACAACGAACTATCTCTAAATGCCGATGATTATGCCCAAGTGATTGCAGATGTGCTTGAGGGAGCGGATGACACCGAAAGGATGACGTTTGCATTATTCGGACATTGGGGAAGAGGCAAAACGTATCTGACCCATCGCTTGATCAGTTCTTTACAAAACGCGACCGTGAAATATGAAACCGTATTATTTAGTGCCTGGAAATATCGCACAACCCCTGAGATCTGGGCATATATGTTCCAACAATTTCTTGAGCAGGGAAAAAAAACAAGTTCCGGCCTGGTATTAAGAGCCGCTTTTAAAAAACATGGACCATTGCCTCTATTAGGAGCACTCTTTGGTTTATTTATTTCATTATTTTCAGTGAGTGATTGGCTCAATATCTCTTCCTGGTTAGTCCAATTCCTGGGGGTGGGAGCCGTATGTTACGCCGTTTTACTACTTGTACGATTTCAGAACACATTCATTCGACTGAAATCGCTCTATACCTTCTCTGGACATTCTGAAAAGCTCGGTTTACAGGCAGCCATCGGGGATGATTTAAGTGCCCTTCTGAAGGCGTGGATTCCTGATAAGATTTCGTTGTGGCATAAAGTCAAAAACAATTTTTTGACACTCATCTTCGGTACCACTATTTGCGGTCTGATTTTATGGAAAATATATTCAGCCATCCATTCTCTGGGGGTCAATCCCTATGTCACTTTAGCAGGCTATCTATTCTGGGTGTTCCTGCTGCTTTCATTCCTGTTTGTGGCCTCCGCCTGGTCGCGAAATACGACAGACCGAATTCTGCTTGTAGTGGACGATCTCGATCGCTGTGAACCATCGCAGATGTTGGAAATCATTGAATCGACGATGCTTATTCTTGATGATCCGGAAATCCATAGCCGGCTGCAGGTACTCATGCTGATTGATGAAAGTGCTTTTCTACAAGCATTAATCAAAAAATATAAATACCTGACACATAATTTAGAGCTGGGACAGCATCACACATATAACACCAGGCGAATTGTCCGCGAGAACCTGGAAAAATTTTTCCTGGTTCATCTGAGGCTTCCCCCTTTATCTAATGAAGAAATAGTTGAAGTCACTGAAAAATATATTACTCAGCTCTGCGAAGGGGAGTTGGGCCATAACCACACTCGGAAATCATCATCCCCCAATAAATCGAAAACGATGCCATCTGCCAACACAACCGATTCATCAACATTGAGCAAAAAAATCCTGGAAACAGATCGGCCTATCGAAACGGAAGAAATGAAAGCACTCTTAAGTGCCATGAATTCGATCACCAATAGTCAAGATCGTGATACCATAGGCCCCAGAAGTATTCGATGCCTGCTTTTCCGTTATCAGTTGGCGAGAAGAATTCTTATCAAATTAAACCAGATGCCTGACGCATCCGATCTTGCACAGGCAGTAATGGACTCTTTTCTTCAGGAACAAGATCGCGATTCTAAAGAAGTCTCCATCGTGGAACGAGTTGTTGAGCAGGTTTCATAA